In the Candidatus Electrothrix rattekaaiensis genome, one interval contains:
- the nifU gene encoding Fe-S cluster assembly protein NifU, which yields MWEYTDKVQQHFMQPQNVGEVDTPSGTGDVGSLACGDALKLTIKVDENNIIVDAKFKTFGCASAIASSSVLTELIKGMSVDEAAKITNEDIAEALGGLPKEKMHCSVMGREALEAAIADYRGVILPMAQGEVVCECFGVTDLEVIRAIKESGLRSVEEITNFTKAGGGCGKCEDRLRDILQQTVEGLSKKSTPVKEQRMTTLQKIKKIEQVLEREIRPTLKKDGGDIELVDVDGDFVTVSLRGACAGCHSSRTTLKEYVEKKLREQVVDSLIVEEEK from the coding sequence ATGTGGGAATATACAGATAAAGTGCAGCAGCACTTCATGCAGCCGCAGAATGTGGGAGAGGTGGATACCCCCAGCGGCACCGGCGATGTGGGTTCTTTAGCCTGCGGCGACGCATTAAAGTTGACCATCAAGGTAGACGAAAACAACATTATTGTCGATGCCAAATTCAAGACCTTTGGTTGCGCCTCCGCCATTGCCTCCTCTTCCGTACTGACTGAGTTGATCAAAGGAATGTCTGTAGATGAGGCCGCCAAGATTACCAATGAGGATATTGCCGAGGCCTTGGGCGGCCTGCCTAAGGAAAAGATGCACTGCTCGGTCATGGGGCGCGAGGCTCTGGAAGCGGCCATTGCCGATTACCGGGGCGTGATCCTGCCTATGGCACAGGGCGAGGTGGTCTGCGAATGCTTCGGCGTGACCGATCTTGAGGTCATCCGGGCAATCAAGGAATCCGGGCTTCGCTCGGTTGAGGAAATCACCAATTTCACCAAGGCTGGAGGAGGTTGCGGCAAGTGTGAGGACCGTTTGCGGGATATTCTTCAGCAGACCGTGGAAGGCCTGTCGAAAAAGAGCACGCCTGTCAAAGAACAGCGAATGACCACCCTGCAGAAGATCAAAAAGATTGAGCAAGTCCTGGAACGAGAAATTCGACCTACCTTGAAAAAGGACGGCGGTGATATTGAGCTAGTGGATGTGGACGGCGATTTTGTCACGGTTTCTCTGCGAGGGGCTTGTGCTGGTTGCCATTCCTCCCGGACAACTCTGAAAGAGTATGTGGAAAAGAAACTGCGTGAACAGGTGGTGGACAGCCTGATTGTTGAGGAGGAGAAATAA
- the ppsA gene encoding phosphoenolpyruvate synthase gives MGQAHDEKLILWFDEIGIEDVPLVGGKNASLGEMYQHLTSKGVAVPHGFAITAYAYRYLLKEAGIEAEIRQVLSDLDTEDMANLSERGEKCRDIIRNAPFPDTLRDAIIDAYKKMEAEYGEHCAVAVRSSATAEDLPDASFAGQQETYLNIHGYENIIQNCRKCFASLFTNRAISYRQHQGFGQFDVYLSITVQKMVRSDSASSGVLFSIDTESGFEDACFITGAWGLGENVVQGAVNPDEYYVYKPKLKEGKRPIVGKKIGSKAIKMIYDNDPSTEEPVKNIDTTEAERNAYVINDDEILQLAKWACIIEDHYGKGMDIEWAKDGDGKEVGTGDLFIVQARPETVHSQANKSVMETYKLLEKGTVLSEGLAVGTKIGQGVAHCIENVKDIGTFKKGEVLVTDMTDPDWEPIMKIAGAIVTNRGGRTCHAAIISRELGIPCVIGTGDATDNISTGQEITASSAEGETGYVYEGLLKYEIETTDLANMPATKTKIMMNLAIPEKAFSECQIPNDGVGLAREEFIINSHIGLHPLALYNYEELKASDDPEKQEIVKRIDEKTAAYSDKRQFFIDKVAEGVGRIAAGFYPKDVIVRLSDFKSNEYANLVGGTLYEPEEENPMIGWRGASRYYDPKYRPAFELECQGLLKARNDMGLDNIKLMVPFCRTPEEGKKVIEVMRDCGLVQGENGLELYVMCEIPSNVICADAFADIFDGFSIGSNDLTQLTYGLDRDSGIVTGIADERHDAVKEMIRMVIKTAKRRGRKIGICGQGPSDFPDFATFLVEEGIDSMSLIPDTAVKTRLAVHEKEKEMGIAPE, from the coding sequence ATGGGACAAGCACACGATGAAAAGCTGATTCTTTGGTTTGACGAAATCGGTATAGAGGATGTACCGCTGGTAGGAGGTAAAAATGCCTCACTCGGTGAGATGTATCAGCATCTGACCAGTAAAGGCGTTGCCGTACCGCATGGATTCGCCATCACAGCCTATGCCTACCGCTATCTGCTCAAAGAAGCTGGTATTGAAGCAGAGATCCGGCAGGTGTTGTCTGATCTGGACACCGAGGACATGGCCAACCTGTCGGAACGCGGTGAAAAATGTCGGGACATTATCCGCAACGCGCCTTTCCCTGACACCCTGCGGGATGCCATCATTGATGCGTACAAAAAAATGGAGGCCGAGTACGGCGAGCATTGCGCTGTGGCTGTGCGTTCTTCCGCCACTGCCGAGGACCTGCCCGATGCCTCTTTTGCCGGCCAGCAGGAAACCTACCTGAACATTCACGGCTACGAGAATATTATCCAAAATTGCCGGAAATGTTTTGCCTCCCTGTTCACCAACCGGGCCATTTCCTACCGTCAGCATCAGGGCTTTGGTCAGTTTGACGTGTATCTATCCATCACTGTCCAGAAAATGGTGCGCTCCGATTCCGCTTCTTCCGGTGTTCTGTTCTCCATTGACACAGAGTCTGGTTTTGAAGATGCCTGTTTCATCACCGGTGCTTGGGGTCTGGGTGAAAACGTGGTTCAGGGTGCAGTCAACCCAGATGAATACTACGTGTACAAGCCGAAACTCAAGGAAGGCAAACGCCCCATTGTCGGGAAAAAGATCGGGTCCAAGGCCATTAAAATGATCTACGACAATGACCCTTCCACCGAAGAGCCGGTCAAAAATATCGATACCACTGAAGCGGAACGCAACGCCTACGTGATCAATGATGACGAGATCCTTCAGCTCGCCAAATGGGCCTGTATTATTGAGGACCATTACGGCAAGGGCATGGATATCGAGTGGGCCAAGGATGGCGACGGCAAGGAAGTGGGTACCGGTGACCTGTTCATCGTCCAGGCCCGTCCTGAAACCGTGCATTCTCAGGCCAACAAAAGCGTCATGGAGACCTATAAGCTGCTGGAGAAAGGAACTGTCCTGTCTGAAGGACTGGCTGTGGGCACCAAGATCGGCCAAGGTGTGGCCCATTGTATTGAGAATGTAAAAGACATCGGCACCTTTAAGAAAGGCGAAGTGCTGGTTACGGACATGACCGACCCGGACTGGGAACCGATCATGAAGATTGCCGGAGCCATTGTCACCAACCGAGGCGGTCGAACCTGCCATGCCGCGATTATTTCTCGCGAGCTGGGTATCCCCTGCGTTATCGGCACAGGCGATGCGACCGACAATATCAGCACCGGCCAGGAGATCACAGCTTCTTCCGCTGAAGGCGAGACCGGCTATGTCTACGAAGGTTTGCTCAAGTACGAGATTGAGACCACTGATCTGGCCAATATGCCTGCCACCAAGACCAAGATCATGATGAATCTGGCCATTCCAGAAAAGGCCTTCTCAGAATGCCAGATCCCCAATGACGGTGTGGGCTTGGCCCGTGAGGAGTTTATTATCAACTCCCATATCGGTCTCCATCCGCTGGCTCTGTACAACTACGAAGAGCTTAAGGCCTCCGACGATCCAGAAAAACAGGAAATCGTCAAGCGCATTGACGAAAAAACTGCTGCCTATTCTGATAAAAGACAGTTCTTTATCGATAAAGTTGCTGAGGGCGTGGGCCGCATTGCTGCTGGTTTCTACCCCAAGGATGTTATTGTTCGTCTGTCCGACTTCAAATCCAACGAGTACGCCAACTTGGTCGGCGGTACGCTCTATGAGCCGGAAGAAGAAAACCCGATGATCGGCTGGCGTGGTGCTTCCCGTTACTACGATCCCAAATATCGTCCGGCTTTTGAGCTGGAGTGTCAAGGTCTGCTCAAGGCGCGGAATGATATGGGCCTGGATAACATCAAGCTGATGGTGCCCTTCTGCCGTACCCCGGAAGAGGGCAAGAAGGTTATTGAGGTTATGCGGGACTGCGGCTTGGTTCAGGGTGAAAACGGTCTGGAGCTGTACGTTATGTGCGAGATTCCCAGCAACGTAATCTGCGCTGATGCATTTGCCGACATCTTTGACGGCTTCTCCATTGGGTCTAACGACCTGACCCAGCTCACCTACGGCCTTGACCGTGACTCCGGTATTGTCACCGGCATCGCTGATGAGCGCCACGATGCGGTCAAGGAGATGATCAGAATGGTGATCAAGACCGCCAAACGTCGTGGCCGCAAGATCGGCATCTGTGGTCAGGGGCCCTCTGACTTTCCTGACTTTGCCACCTTCTTGGTTGAAGAGGGTATCGACTCCATGTCGTTGATCCCGGATACAGCCGTCAAAACACGACTGGCTGTTCATGAGAAAGAGAAGGAGATGGGGATTGCTCCTGAGTAA
- a CDS encoding DUF2059 domain-containing protein encodes MKKAAMGFSLLIVILCSAAFAYSGEIGSHSLDKLMELSGLNKQVAEFPGMVRAGVEHTRQQGSTIPDAEFDAVVNSIGDAFQPSDILRAIRAEVKKSLSEAEAETLMSWYESALGKKITKAEEEASTPAAFKEMMSDAESLLADQERVGIANTLDELTHSTDRAIQIGENAEMAVFTALSKAINPEKPVPVEAFKSQMSAQKQQIRTETKQMVTISSVYTYKDIDISSLKKYIEFNERPNTQKFNNSVMKGMDAAFNQAIDNLAASMATAFKEKHKR; translated from the coding sequence ATGAAGAAAGCAGCAATGGGTTTTTCCCTACTCATCGTCATATTATGTTCAGCCGCCTTTGCTTATTCAGGAGAGATTGGTTCACACTCTCTGGATAAATTGATGGAATTATCCGGTCTCAACAAGCAGGTTGCAGAGTTTCCCGGAATGGTTCGGGCAGGAGTAGAGCATACACGACAACAAGGTTCAACAATACCTGATGCCGAATTCGATGCTGTGGTGAACTCAATAGGAGATGCTTTTCAGCCTTCAGACATTCTCAGGGCTATACGCGCGGAGGTAAAGAAGAGTCTTTCAGAAGCAGAAGCAGAAACTCTTATGTCGTGGTACGAATCTGCTTTGGGAAAAAAGATAACAAAAGCCGAAGAAGAGGCATCAACTCCTGCGGCATTTAAAGAAATGATGTCAGATGCTGAATCTTTGTTAGCTGATCAAGAACGAGTGGGTATTGCAAATACATTAGATGAATTGACACATTCTACCGACAGGGCTATACAAATCGGGGAGAATGCCGAAATGGCCGTATTCACAGCCCTTTCAAAGGCCATAAATCCAGAGAAACCAGTGCCTGTTGAAGCGTTTAAGTCTCAGATGTCTGCACAAAAACAGCAGATAAGAACAGAGACAAAACAGATGGTTACTATCTCCTCTGTGTATACCTATAAAGACATAGATATTTCTTCCTTGAAGAAATACATAGAATTCAATGAACGTCCGAATACACAAAAATTTAATAACAGCGTAATGAAAGGAATGGATGCGGCATTCAATCAGGCCATTGATAACCTGGCAGCGTCAATGGCAACGGCGTTCAAGGAAAAGCATAAACGTTAA
- the pyrF gene encoding orotidine-5'-phosphate decarboxylase, with protein sequence MTEKNIPLNERIIFALDVTSHEEAMALVEKLDSEIKFFKVGLQLFLAGWFHTIDAIIARGNKVMVDLKFFDIPETVKLAVDQLKNRGVSFATVHGNDPILRAAVQDKDSEMKILAVTVLTSFGEEDMRAMGMTGSVGDLVLHRARKALEIGCDGVVSSALEAEPLRNDLGPNFLVVTPGIRPGANVDDGSDDQRRIATAKQAILNGADHVVIGRPIRDSKDPLALIRGLQKEIAEGLGEKAAQ encoded by the coding sequence ATGACAGAAAAAAATATCCCCCTGAACGAACGAATTATCTTTGCCCTGGATGTCACCTCGCACGAGGAGGCTATGGCCTTGGTGGAAAAGCTGGACAGTGAAATCAAATTTTTCAAGGTAGGGCTTCAGCTCTTCTTAGCGGGCTGGTTTCACACCATTGATGCTATTATTGCACGCGGCAATAAGGTGATGGTGGATCTCAAATTTTTTGATATCCCGGAGACGGTGAAGCTGGCTGTGGATCAGCTAAAAAACCGGGGTGTCAGTTTTGCCACTGTGCATGGCAATGATCCTATCTTACGGGCAGCTGTCCAGGATAAGGATAGCGAGATGAAGATCCTTGCTGTTACGGTGCTGACCAGCTTTGGTGAAGAGGATATGCGGGCTATGGGGATGACCGGCTCGGTAGGGGATTTGGTCCTGCATCGGGCGCGTAAGGCCCTGGAGATCGGCTGTGACGGGGTGGTTTCTTCTGCTCTGGAAGCGGAACCGCTCCGCAATGATCTGGGACCGAATTTTCTGGTTGTCACCCCAGGGATCAGGCCAGGAGCCAATGTGGATGACGGCTCAGATGATCAGAGGCGGATTGCTACGGCAAAGCAGGCTATTCTCAACGGAGCCGATCATGTGGTCATTGGCAGGCCGATTCGTGACAGCAAGGATCCTCTTGCTTTGATTCGGGGGCTGCAAAAGGAGATTGCAGAGGGGCTTGGGGAAAAAGCCGCTCAGTAA
- a CDS encoding Rpn family recombination-promoting nuclease/putative transposase: MPQRRLISFDWAMKKLLRSKANFEILEGFLSELLMEDVTILELLESESNKEDAHDRFNRVDLKVLNEKKEILIIEVQYEREFDYLQRILFGTSKVITEHLQKKDPYSKVAKVISINILYFDLGHGADYVYHGTTSFRGLHGQDLLQLSDEQRKLYGRDKLHEIFPEYYLIKVNNFDDIAKDTLDEWIYFLKNEEIKNDFKAKGIEKAKQELDILKLSDEERRAYERYQDDLHYQASMVESSYTVGVMKGIEKGTEQGVIQGEKQKALQIAMNLIKKGVLDAQEIADLTDLSVEEVKSLKNR, translated from the coding sequence ATGCCGCAAAGAAGACTGATCAGCTTTGACTGGGCCATGAAAAAGCTCCTGCGGAGCAAGGCCAACTTTGAGATTCTGGAAGGTTTTCTCAGCGAACTCCTGATGGAGGATGTCACGATTCTGGAACTGCTCGAAAGCGAGAGCAATAAAGAGGATGCGCACGATAGATTCAACCGGGTTGACCTCAAGGTATTAAATGAGAAGAAGGAAATACTCATCATTGAGGTGCAGTATGAGCGGGAGTTCGATTATCTCCAGCGAATTTTATTCGGCACCTCCAAGGTAATTACCGAGCATCTTCAGAAAAAAGATCCGTACTCAAAGGTCGCCAAGGTTATTTCCATAAATATTCTCTATTTTGACCTGGGGCATGGGGCTGACTACGTGTATCACGGCACCACTTCGTTTCGAGGGCTGCACGGGCAGGATCTCCTTCAACTCTCCGATGAACAGCGAAAGCTGTACGGACGGGATAAGCTCCATGAAATTTTTCCAGAATATTATCTAATCAAGGTCAACAACTTCGACGATATTGCCAAAGACACCCTGGACGAGTGGATCTACTTTCTCAAGAATGAGGAGATCAAGAACGACTTCAAGGCCAAGGGAATCGAGAAGGCCAAGCAGGAACTGGATATCCTCAAGCTGTCCGACGAAGAACGCCGGGCTTATGAGCGGTATCAGGACGACCTGCATTATCAGGCGAGTATGGTGGAGTCCTCGTATACTGTCGGCGTTATGAAAGGTATTGAGAAAGGAACTGAACAAGGAGTGATACAAGGTGAAAAACAGAAGGCTCTTCAGATTGCGATGAATTTGATAAAAAAAGGTGTGCTTGATGCGCAGGAAATAGCGGACCTGACCGATTTATCTGTTGAAGAAGTCAAAAGCTTGAAAAATAGATAG
- the uvrB gene encoding excinuclease ABC subunit UvrB, producing the protein MSSTPFQLISPFTPSGDQPAAIDKIVQGLNDRAQHQVLLGVTGSGKTFTMAQVIAKVNRPALVMAPNKTLAAQLFAEFKDLFPHNAVEYFVSYYDYYQPEAYIPASDTYIEKDSAINDAIDKMRHSATRALLTRDDVLIVASVSCIYGLGSPDEYKNMHLFLQRDEDYPMEEVQRRLVFMLYERNEMSFHRGTFRVRGDVIDIFPVYEEDKAVRVEFFGDTIDAISIIDPLRGVVLEDVDELTLFPSSHFVTGQENLQRAMHTIKDELRERLDELYAENRLVEAQRLEQRTQFDLEMIAELGYCNGIENYSRHLTGKPPGAPPPNLLDYFPDNYITIIDESHIGVPQVGGMFNGDRARKTTLVNFGFRLPSALDNRPLRFDEFEQRVHQTVYVSATPGPYEMEKCESRIVEQLIRPTGLLDPRIEVRPAGTQVDDLLEEIRLCTERGESVLVTTLTKRMAEDLTEYYQNVGVKVRYLHSDIKTLERIELIRDLRRGEYNVLVGINLLREGLDIPEVALVAILDADKEGFLRSERSLVQTCGRAARNAQGTVILYADKITKSMQYTIDETNRRRKIQEEFNQEHGIVPQTIISEIKDSMSAHLRASGWVPEEAAADDAGVLKAAEPEIVYRSTADLHKEIKVLEDRMQEAADNLAFEEAAAFRDKIKDLKMLEIAIG; encoded by the coding sequence ATGTCTTCTACCCCATTCCAACTCATCTCCCCCTTCACCCCCTCGGGCGATCAGCCCGCAGCGATAGATAAAATCGTCCAAGGTCTGAATGACAGGGCGCAGCATCAGGTGCTGCTCGGCGTAACCGGCTCAGGCAAGACCTTTACCATGGCCCAGGTCATTGCCAAAGTCAACCGGCCCGCCTTGGTCATGGCCCCGAACAAGACCCTGGCAGCCCAGCTCTTTGCCGAGTTCAAGGATCTCTTTCCCCATAACGCAGTAGAGTATTTCGTCTCCTACTACGATTACTACCAGCCCGAGGCCTATATCCCGGCCTCAGATACCTATATAGAAAAGGACTCGGCCATCAACGATGCCATTGACAAGATGCGCCACTCCGCCACCCGTGCCCTGCTCACTCGCGACGACGTGCTCATCGTGGCCTCGGTCTCCTGCATCTACGGCCTGGGTTCGCCGGACGAGTACAAGAACATGCATCTCTTTCTCCAGCGGGACGAGGATTACCCCATGGAGGAGGTTCAGCGGCGACTGGTTTTTATGCTCTACGAGCGCAACGAGATGTCTTTTCATCGGGGCACCTTCCGGGTGCGCGGCGATGTGATTGACATCTTTCCGGTCTATGAGGAAGACAAGGCCGTGCGGGTGGAGTTCTTCGGTGATACCATTGATGCGATCTCCATCATTGATCCCCTGCGCGGGGTGGTGCTAGAGGATGTGGACGAGCTGACCCTGTTTCCCTCCAGCCATTTTGTCACGGGCCAGGAAAACCTACAACGGGCCATGCACACCATTAAGGATGAGCTGCGTGAGCGGCTGGATGAACTGTATGCGGAAAACCGTCTGGTTGAGGCCCAACGTTTGGAACAACGGACGCAGTTTGATCTAGAGATGATTGCCGAGCTGGGCTATTGCAACGGCATCGAGAACTACAGTCGTCACTTGACCGGCAAGCCGCCCGGTGCGCCGCCGCCCAACTTACTCGACTATTTCCCGGATAACTACATCACGATCATTGATGAATCTCATATCGGGGTGCCCCAGGTCGGCGGGATGTTTAACGGGGATCGAGCCAGGAAGACTACCCTAGTCAACTTCGGCTTCCGCCTGCCCTCAGCCCTGGATAACCGGCCTCTGCGCTTTGATGAGTTTGAGCAGCGGGTGCATCAGACCGTGTACGTCTCTGCCACGCCTGGACCTTATGAGATGGAAAAATGTGAGAGCCGGATCGTGGAGCAGCTCATTCGTCCAACAGGCCTGCTTGATCCCCGGATTGAGGTGCGGCCAGCAGGTACCCAGGTGGATGATCTGTTGGAGGAGATCAGGCTTTGCACGGAACGGGGGGAATCCGTTCTTGTCACTACCCTGACCAAGCGTATGGCTGAGGATCTGACCGAGTATTATCAAAATGTCGGCGTCAAGGTGCGCTATCTCCATTCTGATATTAAAACCCTGGAACGAATAGAGCTGATACGGGATCTGCGCCGGGGTGAATACAACGTGCTGGTGGGCATCAACTTGCTGCGGGAGGGTCTGGATATCCCGGAGGTGGCCTTGGTGGCGATTCTGGATGCGGATAAGGAAGGCTTTCTGCGTTCAGAGCGATCCCTGGTGCAGACTTGTGGTCGGGCGGCCCGTAATGCCCAAGGCACGGTGATTCTCTATGCCGATAAGATCACCAAGTCCATGCAGTACACCATTGACGAGACCAACCGCCGCCGGAAAATCCAGGAGGAATTTAATCAAGAACATGGTATTGTCCCGCAGACAATTATCTCCGAGATTAAGGACTCCATGAGTGCGCATCTCCGGGCTTCAGGTTGGGTTCCCGAAGAAGCCGCAGCCGACGATGCCGGGGTGCTCAAGGCGGCGGAGCCGGAAATAGTGTATCGCTCCACAGCGGATCTGCACAAGGAGATCAAGGTGCTGGAGGACCGGATGCAGGAAGCGGCGGATAACTTGGCCTTTGAAGAGGCCGCAGCTTTTCGGGATAAGATCAAGGATTTGAAGATGTTGGAGATTGCAATCGGTTGA
- a CDS encoding type II toxin-antitoxin system HicB family antitoxin, with amino-acid sequence MTNKYEIIIYWNEEDCAFIAEVPELPGCSAHGDTYDSALANIQDAMNLWIKTAEEFGDLIPAPKGRRLAFA; translated from the coding sequence ATGACAAATAAATATGAGATTATTATCTATTGGAACGAGGAGGACTGTGCTTTTATTGCTGAAGTCCCTGAACTCCCCGGCTGTTCAGCACACGGAGACACGTATGATTCCGCCTTGGCGAACATTCAGGATGCCATGAATTTATGGATAAAGACCGCTGAAGAATTCGGTGATCTGATCCCGGCCCCGAAAGGGCGTCGCTTGGCCTTTGCGTAA
- a CDS encoding UPF0175 family protein yields the protein MPQCTITIPERLQLNVRETRRFLAAKMYEAGKLSLGQAAELAGLSKRAFSEILADYNVSLINYPPADILRDAAQF from the coding sequence ATGCCGCAATGCACAATAACCATACCGGAGCGTCTACAGCTCAATGTACGAGAGACTAGAAGGTTTCTGGCTGCAAAGATGTATGAGGCCGGAAAACTGTCTCTGGGCCAGGCTGCTGAACTTGCCGGGCTTTCCAAAAGAGCCTTTTCAGAGATTCTCGCGGATTATAATGTCTCGCTGATCAATTACCCTCCAGCGGATATCCTGCGCGATGCAGCACAGTTCTGA
- a CDS encoding DUF3368 domain-containing protein, with protein sequence MQHSSEIIISDTSCLILLGKIDEIDVLHRLCEKVYITPTIKEEYGEDLPDWIEIKAPENTQYQNLLEMDLDAGEASAIALSLETDRSILIIDDLKGRKIAERLHLTYSGTIGLLLQAKQAGILPALRPVVLKIRETNFRFSERLLDYLLEQAGE encoded by the coding sequence ATGCAGCACAGTTCTGAAATTATCATTTCCGACACCAGCTGTCTGATTCTTCTTGGCAAGATTGATGAAATTGACGTACTGCACCGTCTTTGCGAAAAAGTTTATATCACTCCGACCATAAAAGAGGAATACGGTGAAGACCTGCCGGACTGGATAGAGATCAAAGCACCTGAGAACACACAGTACCAGAATTTACTGGAAATGGACCTTGATGCCGGTGAAGCAAGTGCCATCGCCTTATCTCTGGAAACTGATCGGTCCATCTTGATCATTGACGATCTCAAGGGCAGAAAAATTGCGGAACGACTTCATCTAACATATTCTGGAACCATCGGCCTCCTCCTGCAGGCGAAACAGGCCGGGATATTACCAGCACTTCGTCCTGTTGTCCTCAAAATCAGAGAGACAAACTTCAGATTCAGCGAGAGGCTTCTGGACTATCTTCTCGAACAGGCAGGAGAATGA
- a CDS encoding DJ-1/PfpI family protein, giving the protein MSAKKILMLVGDYVEDYEVMVPFQALLTVGHTVHAVCPDKQAGEKIRTSVHDFEGDQTYSEKPGHNFTLNADFAEIKAEEYDALLIPGGRAPEYIRLNETVLDIVRHFAQADKPIAAICHGAQVLAAAGILKGRACSAYPAVGPDVTCAGGEYVEIPVDKAHRDGNLVTAPAWPAHPAWLSLFLQVLGTKIEL; this is encoded by the coding sequence GTGAGTGCGAAAAAAATCTTAATGCTGGTCGGCGATTATGTGGAAGACTATGAGGTCATGGTGCCGTTTCAGGCGCTTCTGACCGTAGGACATACGGTTCATGCGGTTTGTCCGGACAAACAGGCGGGCGAGAAGATCCGTACTTCGGTGCATGATTTTGAAGGAGATCAGACCTACAGCGAAAAACCGGGGCATAATTTCACTTTGAATGCCGATTTTGCGGAGATCAAGGCTGAAGAGTACGATGCGTTGCTTATCCCCGGCGGACGCGCACCGGAATACATCCGCCTGAACGAGACTGTCCTCGACATTGTGCGGCATTTCGCGCAGGCGGATAAGCCGATTGCCGCTATCTGTCATGGTGCGCAGGTACTGGCCGCTGCCGGGATCCTGAAAGGCAGGGCATGTTCCGCGTATCCGGCTGTAGGACCGGATGTCACCTGTGCAGGCGGTGAGTATGTGGAGATTCCTGTGGATAAAGCGCACAGAGACGGTAATCTGGTCACCGCTCCTGCTTGGCCCGCGCATCCTGCTTGGCTTTCTCTGTTCCTGCAAGTATTGGGAACAAAGATTGAACTGTAA